The following nucleotide sequence is from Dehalogenimonas formicexedens.
CGCAATATTAATAGAGGCGGGATTTGAGGTCCCTGTTCGTTTTTATCAAACATACTTATTTGGTGCGTGGATTACATGGAAACGTAGTCAATGAAGCGGAGCTCGACTTATTCCATCGACATTATGTTAGAGATCAGTGACTAGCAGGTTAGTTGGGGATCTACGAAAAAATATAAACACTTTGGGGACAGTCCTTGCAACTAGAAGCATCACACTTTAGACAATTTTGAACCGATTCCAAAGCGATTGAGTTATTTTTTCGGAGTTCGTTTAAAATTTCCTGGTAATCGTCGATTTTTTGTTGGGCAAGGGTAAAAGCACTCAAGGATCGATTCAACACTTCTGCCTTTGTCCCAGCAGAGGAGCTGTTAACCCCTAGGATTGTCTTGATGTCATCAAGAGAAATATCGAGACGCCTCAGTGTGTTAATGAACCGCAATCTGATAACGTCTTTATTATTGTAAAGCCTGAGCCCCGATTGAGTGGTTGCGTACGGCTTTAGAAGCCCCGACTCTTCGTAAAATCGAACCATCCTGAGACTGACGCCAACCGCCTTGGCGATGTCACTAATTTGGAGAATAGATTCGTGTACTGTCTCTGATTTCATACCGTGATTGTAACGCAATGTTATATCTTTTTCAATGAAGGTACGGGATAAACATTACTATAGGGATTGACATTGACGCTACGTGATATTATACTCCGCCTAAACTTGGGAACCGTTCGAGATAATTGATTCTGAGGAGAGGCACTTTGGCTTCAATGCCCCAGGATGTGGTTGATCGAGTCCAGAATCCCTCACTCCCCAAAATGGTGGCCTTCCAAGCCTTGAAGGAAGCCATGATCGTCAATATTGCTGGTGTGGGCACGGTTCGAGTCGATACCGTCCTTTCGCAGGCTGTCTGTTTATGAAGTTAGTCATAATTGAGAACTCCCCCGAGGTATCGGATCTTGTGTCCTTGGCTTTTAGTGTCGGCCGGCCTGATACCCAGATAATTGCCGTTACGCCTGAGGTTGATATGATAAGTCTAATACGGGGGACTAATCCGGATGTTGTATTCGTTGACCTTGGGTTAAAAAAAATGGCAGGGTTCGAGGCTATAATAAATATAAGATCTTTTTCTGAAGTCGCAATAATAGCCGTGGCGGACCTGAAAACAGTAAACGATATTCCTAAGGCAATCAATCTGGGAGCGAATGAGTCCATCGAAAAACCATTAGATTTGATGGATATTCTAGTAAAAATTTGTAGGTTGACTGAAAAACGGGAGACTAAAAAACAACAACCGACAAGTCAAAACGATGGGCCCCCAGGCCAGACGGAACTCATTTCAAGCACTAAACCCATTTGCATTCGGACCCCCTCTTTGCCTAGAACCCTAGCTTCGTAGGGTCGTTGTGAGTTTCTGCACATATTTGTGTACCCTCGATTGAGGCGACCTATGGATTTTCAACCTGTAATTATTGTACAGGTCAGATTTAGA
It contains:
- a CDS encoding MerR family transcriptional regulator, encoding MKSETVHESILQISDIAKAVGVSLRMVRFYEESGLLKPYATTQSGLRLYNNKDVIRLRFINTLRRLDISLDDIKTILGVNSSSAGTKAEVLNRSLSAFTLAQQKIDDYQEILNELRKNNSIALESVQNCLKCDASSCKDCPQSVYIFS
- a CDS encoding response regulator, with protein sequence MKLVIIENSPEVSDLVSLAFSVGRPDTQIIAVTPEVDMISLIRGTNPDVVFVDLGLKKMAGFEAIINIRSFSEVAIIAVADLKTVNDIPKAINLGANESIEKPLDLMDILVKICRLTEKRETKKQQPTSQNDGPPGQTELISSTKPICIRTPSLPRTLAS